A single genomic interval of Primulina huaijiensis isolate GDHJ02 chromosome 7, ASM1229523v2, whole genome shotgun sequence harbors:
- the LOC140981424 gene encoding mediator of RNA polymerase II transcription subunit 16-like isoform X1, with the protein MNNTNNKANSNQSPQPPVAGAKDSEEDFPTATYALPEPPSAEKSDNSACEDDVVMEVAPEKDSAAALLNSADDPVDEDFVNPSTVFCIKLNQPKSNLLHKMSVPELCRTFSAVAWCGKLNAIACASETCARIPSLSSNPPFWIPIHIVIPERPTECTVFNVIADSPRDSIQFIEWSPTSCPRALLAANFHGRITIWTQPSQGPANLVKDASCWQLEYEWRQDIAVVTKWLSGVSPYRWLSVRSSGSTKSTFEEKFLSQQPHAPAGWPNFLCVCSVFSSGSVQIHWSQWPPNQSGAPSKWFCTSKGLLGAGPSGIMAADAIVTDSGAMHVAGVPIVNPSTVVVWEVTPGPGNGFHATPKASVNNEVPPPSLSPPSWDGYAPLAAYLFRWQEYLLLEAKHGKKQAEHDCSDIVALHCSPVSNFSAYVSPEAAAQSAATTTWGSGVTAVAFDPTRGGSVISVVIVEGQYMSPYDPDEGPSVTGWRVQRWESSVENVVIHQIFGNPSSSFGGQAPKQTVWVSKVIKCIPASSEFKGPIAATVGSVSDGKNTPEFVPEASKRVSFDPFDLPSDVRTLARIVYSAHGGEIAVSFLRGGVHVFSGANFTSVDNYQINVGSAIAAPAFSSTSCCSASVWHDTSSDCTILKIIRVLPPTGPISQAKVNSASWERAIAERFWWSLLVGVDWWDAVGCTQSAAENGIVSLNSVIAVLDADFHSLPSTQHREQYGPSLDRIKCRLLEGTTAQEVRAMVLDMQARLLLDMLGKGIESALMNPSALVQEPWQASGETLSGIDPESMAVDPSLVLSIQAYVDAVLDLASHFITRLRRYASFCRTLASHAATAGTGGNRNVVTSPTQSTSTPATTSGAQGGTVSSTGSTQMQAWVQGAIAKISNTPEGVPSSAPNPISGPLTFMPISINTGTFPGTPAVRLIGDCHFLHRLCQLLLFCFFFRRTQIPRFSGAAQRNTDSIIQKPQPGVVQGKSEETHTVTAKPATAVVRLDETQAARTAQVGNGPKGPEEGPTSRSRLGSGNAGQGYTFEEVKILFLILMDLCRRTSGLVHPLPVSQVGSSNIQVRLHYIDGNYTVLPEVVEASLGPHMQNMPRPRGADAAGLLLRELELHPLAEEWHKRNMFGGPWSDPDDTSLSDDSSKFSTSMDLLDSASSENGDAYNGVYGLWPRKRRISERDAAFGLNTSIGLGAYYGIMGSRRDVVTAVWKTGLEGVWYKCIRCLRQSSAFASPGAGNTNQNEKETWWISRWAYGCPMCSGTWVRVV; encoded by the exons AtgaataatactaataataaagCCAATTCGAACCAGTCCCCACAGCCACCAGTTGCGGGTGCCAAGGACTCCGAGGAAGACTTCCCTACCGCCACTTATGCCCTCCCAGAACCTCCTTCTGCGGAAAAATCCGACAACTCAGCTTGCGAAGACGACGTGGTGATGGAGGTCGCACCCGAGAAGGATTCGGCGGCTGCGCTGTTGAATTCTGCCGATGATCCCGTTGATGAGGATTTTGTGAATCCGTCTACTGTTTTCTGCATAAAGCTGAACCAGCCGAAGTCCAATTTGCTGCATAAAATGAGTGTTCCCGAGCTCTGCCGCACTTTTAG TGCTGTTGCTTGGTGTGGGAAGTTAAATGCCATAGCTTGTGCCTCAGAAACTTGTGCGAGAATCCCGAG TTTGTCTTCCAATCCTCCATTTTGGATCCCTATACATATAGTCATTCCAGAGCGACCGACTGAATGCACAGTTTTTAATGTTATAGCAG ATTCTCCTCGCGATTCTATTCAGTTCATTGAGTGGTCCCCGACATCGTGCCCTCGAGCGCTGCTGGCAGCTAATTTCCACGGGAGGATAACCATCTGGACTCAACCTTCTCAG GGACCTGCAAATCTTGTAAAAGATGCTAGTTGCTGGCAGCTGGAATATGAGTGGCGCCAGGATATTGCAGTGGTTACAAAGTGGCTTTCAGGAGTTTCTCCA TATAGGTGGCTCTCGGTTAGGTCAAGCGGTTCAACAAAGTCCACATTTGAGGAGAAATTTCTTTCACAGCAACCTCATGCTCCAG CTGGTTGGCCAAATTTTCTCTGTGTCTGCTCTGTTTTCTCATCGGGCTCTGTTCAGATCCATTGGTCTCAGTGGCCACCTAATCAGAGTGGTGCGCCATCTAAGTGGTTTTGTACAAGTAAAGGGCTTTTGGGAGCTGGGCCTAGTGGGATTATGGCTGCTGATGCTATTGTGACAGATTCTGGAGCCATGCATGTGGCTGGTGTTCCGATTGTGAACCCCTCAACTGTTGTTGTTTGGGAAGTCACTCCTGGCCCTGGGAATGGTTTTCACGCTACTCCAAAAGCAAGTGTGAATAATGAAGTCCCACCACCATCTCTTAGCCCTCCGTCCTGGGATGGTTATGCTCCATTGGCTGCATATTTGTTTAGGTGGCAGGAGTATCTGTTATTAGAAGCAAAGCATGGCAAGAAACAGGCTGAACATGATTGCAGTGATATTGTAGCACTTCATTGTTCTCCAGTTTCAAACTTTTCTGCATACGTGAGTCCTGAGGCTGCAGCTCAATCAGCTGCGACTACAACTTGGGGTTCTGGTGTTACTGCAGTTGCCTTTGATCCAACACGTGGCGGTTCAGTGATATCAGTTGTCATCGTTGAAG GGCAATACATGTCCCCTTATGATCCTGATGAGGGTCCTTCTGTCACTGGATGGAGAGTTCAACGTTGGGAATCATCTGTTGAGAACGTAGTGATCCATCAGATATTTGGAAACCCTAGTTCCAGCTTTGGTGGGCAGGCACCTAAGCAGACAGTTTGGGTGAGTAAAGTAATCAAATGCATTCCAGCATCCAGCGAATTCAAGGGTCCTATAGCAGCAACAGTTGGATCAGTCTCTGATGGGAAAAATACACCAGAATTTGTTCCCGAGGCTTCGAAGAGGGTCAGTTTCGATCCTTTTGATCTTCCTAGTGATGTTAGAACTCTTGCGCGAATTGTGTATTCTGCGCATGGTGGTGAAATTGCGGTTTCTTTTCTACGGGGCGGAGTTCATGTCTTCTCTGGTGCAAACTTCACATCTGTTGATAACTATCAGATTAATGTTGGCTCTGCTATAGCTGCTCCTGCTTTCTCTTCTACAAGTTGCTGTTCTGCTTCTGTTTGGCACGATACAAGCAGTGATTGCACTATACTAAAAATTATCCGTGTTCTTCCTCCTACTGGTCCTATCAGCCAGGCGAAAGTTAATTCTGCTTCATGGGAGAGGGCTATTGCAGAGAG ATTTTGGTGGAGTCTATTGGTGGGGGTTGATTGGTGGGATGCTGTTGGCTGTACTCAGAGTGCCGCAGAGAATGGTATTG TTTCATTGAACAGTGTTATTGCTGTGTTGGATGCTGATTTCCACTCCCTTCCGTCCACTCAACACAGAGAGCAGTATGGACCT AGTCTGGACAGAATAAAATGCAGGCTACTAGAAGGTACTACAGCTCAAGAGGTTCGAGCTATGGTTCTTGACATGCAAGCAAGGTTGTTGTTGGACATGCTTGGCAAAGGAATTGAATCAGCATTAATGAATCCATCGGCCTTGGTGCAAGAACCATGGCAAGCATCAGGCGAGACATTGTCTGGTATTGATCCTGAATCAATGGCTGTTGACCCTTCTCTAGTCCTTAGCATCCAG GCTTATGTTGATGCAGTCCTTGATCTAGCATCACACTTCATCACACGTCTGCGACGTTATGCGAGTTTCTGCCGCACTTTGGCAAGTCATGCTGCCACTGCAGGCACGGGTGGGAACCGTAATGTGGTGACAAGCCCTACCCAAAGCACGTCTACACCGGCTACAACTTCGG GTGCGCAAGGTGGTACTGTAAGCTCTACAGGAAGCACTCAGATGCAAGCTTGGGTACAAGGAGCAATTGCCAAGATCAGTAATACACCTGAAGGGGTTCCTAGTTCTGCACCAAACCCCATTAGTGGTCCTTTAACTTTTATGCCAATAAGTATCAACACTGGAACATTTCCAGGAACTCCAGCTGTTAGACTTATTGGAGACTGTCATTTTCTTCACCGGCTATGCCAACTTCTactgttttgttttttcttccGGCGAACACAAATACCGCGGTTTAGTGGGGCTGCTCAAAGAAATACTGATTCAATAATCCAAAAACCCCAACCTGGGGTGGTGCAAGGCAAATCAGAAGAAACACACACAGTTACTGCAAAACCAGCTACAGCTGTAGTCAGGTTGGATGAAACACAAGCCGCAAGAACTGCACAGGTGGGAAATGGGCCAAAGGGACCTGAAGAAGGTCCAACCAGTCGGTCAAGATTAGGTTCTGGCAATGCTGGTCAAGGATACACCTTTGAGGAG GTGAAGATTCTATTTCTTATACTTATGGATCTCTGTCGGAGGACATCAGGTTTGGTACATCCTCTACCAGTTTCCCAGGTGGGGAGCAGCAACATTCAAGTCCGACTTCATTATATTGATGGAAACTATACTGTTTTACCAGAGGTTGTGGAAGCATCACTTGGCCCTCATATGCAG AATATGCCCCGGCCTAGAGGTGCAGATGCTGCAGGTCTGCTTCTCCGGGAGTTGGAACTACATCCTCTAGCTGAAGAGTGGCACAAGAGGAATATGTTTGGTGGACCCTGGTCTGATCCGGATGACACGAGTCTCTCAGATGATAGTTCTAAATTTAGCACCTCAATGGATTTACTCGACTCTGCTTCATCTGAGAATGGTGATGCTTATAATGGAGTTTATGGCTTGTGGCCAAGGAAGCGTAGGATCTCTGAAAGAGATGCAGCCTTTGGACTGAACACATCAATTGGTTTAGGAGCTTATTATGGTATCATGGGATCCAGAAGAGACGTTGTAACAGCTGTTTGGAAAACTGGACTTGAAGGAGTGTGGTACAAG TGCATCAGATGCCTGCGGCAGTCATCTGCTTTTGCATCTCCAGGTGCGGGCAATACTAATCAGAATGAGAAGGAAACATGGTGGATCAGCCGCTGGGCATATGGATGTCCCATGTGTAGTGGAACATGGGTTCGAGTTGTGTAG
- the LOC140981424 gene encoding mediator of RNA polymerase II transcription subunit 16-like isoform X2, giving the protein MLVAGSWNMSGARILQWLQSGFQEFLHIGGSRLGQAVQQSPHLRRNFFHSNLMLQFPLVLATAGWPNFLCVCSVFSSGSVQIHWSQWPPNQSGAPSKWFCTSKGLLGAGPSGIMAADAIVTDSGAMHVAGVPIVNPSTVVVWEVTPGPGNGFHATPKASVNNEVPPPSLSPPSWDGYAPLAAYLFRWQEYLLLEAKHGKKQAEHDCSDIVALHCSPVSNFSAYVSPEAAAQSAATTTWGSGVTAVAFDPTRGGSVISVVIVEGQYMSPYDPDEGPSVTGWRVQRWESSVENVVIHQIFGNPSSSFGGQAPKQTVWVSKVIKCIPASSEFKGPIAATVGSVSDGKNTPEFVPEASKRVSFDPFDLPSDVRTLARIVYSAHGGEIAVSFLRGGVHVFSGANFTSVDNYQINVGSAIAAPAFSSTSCCSASVWHDTSSDCTILKIIRVLPPTGPISQAKVNSASWERAIAERFWWSLLVGVDWWDAVGCTQSAAENGIVSLNSVIAVLDADFHSLPSTQHREQYGPSLDRIKCRLLEGTTAQEVRAMVLDMQARLLLDMLGKGIESALMNPSALVQEPWQASGETLSGIDPESMAVDPSLVLSIQAYVDAVLDLASHFITRLRRYASFCRTLASHAATAGTGGNRNVVTSPTQSTSTPATTSGAQGGTVSSTGSTQMQAWVQGAIAKISNTPEGVPSSAPNPISGPLTFMPISINTGTFPGTPAVRLIGDCHFLHRLCQLLLFCFFFRRTQIPRFSGAAQRNTDSIIQKPQPGVVQGKSEETHTVTAKPATAVVRLDETQAARTAQVGNGPKGPEEGPTSRSRLGSGNAGQGYTFEEVKILFLILMDLCRRTSGLVHPLPVSQVGSSNIQVRLHYIDGNYTVLPEVVEASLGPHMQNMPRPRGADAAGLLLRELELHPLAEEWHKRNMFGGPWSDPDDTSLSDDSSKFSTSMDLLDSASSENGDAYNGVYGLWPRKRRISERDAAFGLNTSIGLGAYYGIMGSRRDVVTAVWKTGLEGVWYKCIRCLRQSSAFASPGAGNTNQNEKETWWISRWAYGCPMCSGTWVRVV; this is encoded by the exons ATGCTAGTTGCTGGCAGCTGGAATATGAGTGGCGCCAGGATATTGCAGTGGTTACAAAGTGGCTTTCAGGAGTTTCTCCA TATAGGTGGCTCTCGGTTAGGTCAAGCGGTTCAACAAAGTCCACATTTGAGGAGAAATTTCTTTCACAGCAACCTCATGCTCCAG TTTCCTTTGGTTTTGGCAACAGCTGGTTGGCCAAATTTTCTCTGTGTCTGCTCTGTTTTCTCATCGGGCTCTGTTCAGATCCATTGGTCTCAGTGGCCACCTAATCAGAGTGGTGCGCCATCTAAGTGGTTTTGTACAAGTAAAGGGCTTTTGGGAGCTGGGCCTAGTGGGATTATGGCTGCTGATGCTATTGTGACAGATTCTGGAGCCATGCATGTGGCTGGTGTTCCGATTGTGAACCCCTCAACTGTTGTTGTTTGGGAAGTCACTCCTGGCCCTGGGAATGGTTTTCACGCTACTCCAAAAGCAAGTGTGAATAATGAAGTCCCACCACCATCTCTTAGCCCTCCGTCCTGGGATGGTTATGCTCCATTGGCTGCATATTTGTTTAGGTGGCAGGAGTATCTGTTATTAGAAGCAAAGCATGGCAAGAAACAGGCTGAACATGATTGCAGTGATATTGTAGCACTTCATTGTTCTCCAGTTTCAAACTTTTCTGCATACGTGAGTCCTGAGGCTGCAGCTCAATCAGCTGCGACTACAACTTGGGGTTCTGGTGTTACTGCAGTTGCCTTTGATCCAACACGTGGCGGTTCAGTGATATCAGTTGTCATCGTTGAAG GGCAATACATGTCCCCTTATGATCCTGATGAGGGTCCTTCTGTCACTGGATGGAGAGTTCAACGTTGGGAATCATCTGTTGAGAACGTAGTGATCCATCAGATATTTGGAAACCCTAGTTCCAGCTTTGGTGGGCAGGCACCTAAGCAGACAGTTTGGGTGAGTAAAGTAATCAAATGCATTCCAGCATCCAGCGAATTCAAGGGTCCTATAGCAGCAACAGTTGGATCAGTCTCTGATGGGAAAAATACACCAGAATTTGTTCCCGAGGCTTCGAAGAGGGTCAGTTTCGATCCTTTTGATCTTCCTAGTGATGTTAGAACTCTTGCGCGAATTGTGTATTCTGCGCATGGTGGTGAAATTGCGGTTTCTTTTCTACGGGGCGGAGTTCATGTCTTCTCTGGTGCAAACTTCACATCTGTTGATAACTATCAGATTAATGTTGGCTCTGCTATAGCTGCTCCTGCTTTCTCTTCTACAAGTTGCTGTTCTGCTTCTGTTTGGCACGATACAAGCAGTGATTGCACTATACTAAAAATTATCCGTGTTCTTCCTCCTACTGGTCCTATCAGCCAGGCGAAAGTTAATTCTGCTTCATGGGAGAGGGCTATTGCAGAGAG ATTTTGGTGGAGTCTATTGGTGGGGGTTGATTGGTGGGATGCTGTTGGCTGTACTCAGAGTGCCGCAGAGAATGGTATTG TTTCATTGAACAGTGTTATTGCTGTGTTGGATGCTGATTTCCACTCCCTTCCGTCCACTCAACACAGAGAGCAGTATGGACCT AGTCTGGACAGAATAAAATGCAGGCTACTAGAAGGTACTACAGCTCAAGAGGTTCGAGCTATGGTTCTTGACATGCAAGCAAGGTTGTTGTTGGACATGCTTGGCAAAGGAATTGAATCAGCATTAATGAATCCATCGGCCTTGGTGCAAGAACCATGGCAAGCATCAGGCGAGACATTGTCTGGTATTGATCCTGAATCAATGGCTGTTGACCCTTCTCTAGTCCTTAGCATCCAG GCTTATGTTGATGCAGTCCTTGATCTAGCATCACACTTCATCACACGTCTGCGACGTTATGCGAGTTTCTGCCGCACTTTGGCAAGTCATGCTGCCACTGCAGGCACGGGTGGGAACCGTAATGTGGTGACAAGCCCTACCCAAAGCACGTCTACACCGGCTACAACTTCGG GTGCGCAAGGTGGTACTGTAAGCTCTACAGGAAGCACTCAGATGCAAGCTTGGGTACAAGGAGCAATTGCCAAGATCAGTAATACACCTGAAGGGGTTCCTAGTTCTGCACCAAACCCCATTAGTGGTCCTTTAACTTTTATGCCAATAAGTATCAACACTGGAACATTTCCAGGAACTCCAGCTGTTAGACTTATTGGAGACTGTCATTTTCTTCACCGGCTATGCCAACTTCTactgttttgttttttcttccGGCGAACACAAATACCGCGGTTTAGTGGGGCTGCTCAAAGAAATACTGATTCAATAATCCAAAAACCCCAACCTGGGGTGGTGCAAGGCAAATCAGAAGAAACACACACAGTTACTGCAAAACCAGCTACAGCTGTAGTCAGGTTGGATGAAACACAAGCCGCAAGAACTGCACAGGTGGGAAATGGGCCAAAGGGACCTGAAGAAGGTCCAACCAGTCGGTCAAGATTAGGTTCTGGCAATGCTGGTCAAGGATACACCTTTGAGGAG GTGAAGATTCTATTTCTTATACTTATGGATCTCTGTCGGAGGACATCAGGTTTGGTACATCCTCTACCAGTTTCCCAGGTGGGGAGCAGCAACATTCAAGTCCGACTTCATTATATTGATGGAAACTATACTGTTTTACCAGAGGTTGTGGAAGCATCACTTGGCCCTCATATGCAG AATATGCCCCGGCCTAGAGGTGCAGATGCTGCAGGTCTGCTTCTCCGGGAGTTGGAACTACATCCTCTAGCTGAAGAGTGGCACAAGAGGAATATGTTTGGTGGACCCTGGTCTGATCCGGATGACACGAGTCTCTCAGATGATAGTTCTAAATTTAGCACCTCAATGGATTTACTCGACTCTGCTTCATCTGAGAATGGTGATGCTTATAATGGAGTTTATGGCTTGTGGCCAAGGAAGCGTAGGATCTCTGAAAGAGATGCAGCCTTTGGACTGAACACATCAATTGGTTTAGGAGCTTATTATGGTATCATGGGATCCAGAAGAGACGTTGTAACAGCTGTTTGGAAAACTGGACTTGAAGGAGTGTGGTACAAG TGCATCAGATGCCTGCGGCAGTCATCTGCTTTTGCATCTCCAGGTGCGGGCAATACTAATCAGAATGAGAAGGAAACATGGTGGATCAGCCGCTGGGCATATGGATGTCCCATGTGTAGTGGAACATGGGTTCGAGTTGTGTAG
- the LOC140981424 gene encoding mediator of RNA polymerase II transcription subunit 16-like isoform X3, which translates to MLVAGSWNMSGARILQWLQSGFQEFLQWLSVRSSGSTKSTFEEKFLSQQPHAPAGWPNFLCVCSVFSSGSVQIHWSQWPPNQSGAPSKWFCTSKGLLGAGPSGIMAADAIVTDSGAMHVAGVPIVNPSTVVVWEVTPGPGNGFHATPKASVNNEVPPPSLSPPSWDGYAPLAAYLFRWQEYLLLEAKHGKKQAEHDCSDIVALHCSPVSNFSAYVSPEAAAQSAATTTWGSGVTAVAFDPTRGGSVISVVIVEGQYMSPYDPDEGPSVTGWRVQRWESSVENVVIHQIFGNPSSSFGGQAPKQTVWVSKVIKCIPASSEFKGPIAATVGSVSDGKNTPEFVPEASKRVSFDPFDLPSDVRTLARIVYSAHGGEIAVSFLRGGVHVFSGANFTSVDNYQINVGSAIAAPAFSSTSCCSASVWHDTSSDCTILKIIRVLPPTGPISQAKVNSASWERAIAERFWWSLLVGVDWWDAVGCTQSAAENGIVSLNSVIAVLDADFHSLPSTQHREQYGPSLDRIKCRLLEGTTAQEVRAMVLDMQARLLLDMLGKGIESALMNPSALVQEPWQASGETLSGIDPESMAVDPSLVLSIQAYVDAVLDLASHFITRLRRYASFCRTLASHAATAGTGGNRNVVTSPTQSTSTPATTSGAQGGTVSSTGSTQMQAWVQGAIAKISNTPEGVPSSAPNPISGPLTFMPISINTGTFPGTPAVRLIGDCHFLHRLCQLLLFCFFFRRTQIPRFSGAAQRNTDSIIQKPQPGVVQGKSEETHTVTAKPATAVVRLDETQAARTAQVGNGPKGPEEGPTSRSRLGSGNAGQGYTFEEVKILFLILMDLCRRTSGLVHPLPVSQVGSSNIQVRLHYIDGNYTVLPEVVEASLGPHMQNMPRPRGADAAGLLLRELELHPLAEEWHKRNMFGGPWSDPDDTSLSDDSSKFSTSMDLLDSASSENGDAYNGVYGLWPRKRRISERDAAFGLNTSIGLGAYYGIMGSRRDVVTAVWKTGLEGVWYKCIRCLRQSSAFASPGAGNTNQNEKETWWISRWAYGCPMCSGTWVRVV; encoded by the exons ATGCTAGTTGCTGGCAGCTGGAATATGAGTGGCGCCAGGATATTGCAGTGGTTACAAAGTGGCTTTCAGGAGTTTCTCCA GTGGCTCTCGGTTAGGTCAAGCGGTTCAACAAAGTCCACATTTGAGGAGAAATTTCTTTCACAGCAACCTCATGCTCCAG CTGGTTGGCCAAATTTTCTCTGTGTCTGCTCTGTTTTCTCATCGGGCTCTGTTCAGATCCATTGGTCTCAGTGGCCACCTAATCAGAGTGGTGCGCCATCTAAGTGGTTTTGTACAAGTAAAGGGCTTTTGGGAGCTGGGCCTAGTGGGATTATGGCTGCTGATGCTATTGTGACAGATTCTGGAGCCATGCATGTGGCTGGTGTTCCGATTGTGAACCCCTCAACTGTTGTTGTTTGGGAAGTCACTCCTGGCCCTGGGAATGGTTTTCACGCTACTCCAAAAGCAAGTGTGAATAATGAAGTCCCACCACCATCTCTTAGCCCTCCGTCCTGGGATGGTTATGCTCCATTGGCTGCATATTTGTTTAGGTGGCAGGAGTATCTGTTATTAGAAGCAAAGCATGGCAAGAAACAGGCTGAACATGATTGCAGTGATATTGTAGCACTTCATTGTTCTCCAGTTTCAAACTTTTCTGCATACGTGAGTCCTGAGGCTGCAGCTCAATCAGCTGCGACTACAACTTGGGGTTCTGGTGTTACTGCAGTTGCCTTTGATCCAACACGTGGCGGTTCAGTGATATCAGTTGTCATCGTTGAAG GGCAATACATGTCCCCTTATGATCCTGATGAGGGTCCTTCTGTCACTGGATGGAGAGTTCAACGTTGGGAATCATCTGTTGAGAACGTAGTGATCCATCAGATATTTGGAAACCCTAGTTCCAGCTTTGGTGGGCAGGCACCTAAGCAGACAGTTTGGGTGAGTAAAGTAATCAAATGCATTCCAGCATCCAGCGAATTCAAGGGTCCTATAGCAGCAACAGTTGGATCAGTCTCTGATGGGAAAAATACACCAGAATTTGTTCCCGAGGCTTCGAAGAGGGTCAGTTTCGATCCTTTTGATCTTCCTAGTGATGTTAGAACTCTTGCGCGAATTGTGTATTCTGCGCATGGTGGTGAAATTGCGGTTTCTTTTCTACGGGGCGGAGTTCATGTCTTCTCTGGTGCAAACTTCACATCTGTTGATAACTATCAGATTAATGTTGGCTCTGCTATAGCTGCTCCTGCTTTCTCTTCTACAAGTTGCTGTTCTGCTTCTGTTTGGCACGATACAAGCAGTGATTGCACTATACTAAAAATTATCCGTGTTCTTCCTCCTACTGGTCCTATCAGCCAGGCGAAAGTTAATTCTGCTTCATGGGAGAGGGCTATTGCAGAGAG ATTTTGGTGGAGTCTATTGGTGGGGGTTGATTGGTGGGATGCTGTTGGCTGTACTCAGAGTGCCGCAGAGAATGGTATTG TTTCATTGAACAGTGTTATTGCTGTGTTGGATGCTGATTTCCACTCCCTTCCGTCCACTCAACACAGAGAGCAGTATGGACCT AGTCTGGACAGAATAAAATGCAGGCTACTAGAAGGTACTACAGCTCAAGAGGTTCGAGCTATGGTTCTTGACATGCAAGCAAGGTTGTTGTTGGACATGCTTGGCAAAGGAATTGAATCAGCATTAATGAATCCATCGGCCTTGGTGCAAGAACCATGGCAAGCATCAGGCGAGACATTGTCTGGTATTGATCCTGAATCAATGGCTGTTGACCCTTCTCTAGTCCTTAGCATCCAG GCTTATGTTGATGCAGTCCTTGATCTAGCATCACACTTCATCACACGTCTGCGACGTTATGCGAGTTTCTGCCGCACTTTGGCAAGTCATGCTGCCACTGCAGGCACGGGTGGGAACCGTAATGTGGTGACAAGCCCTACCCAAAGCACGTCTACACCGGCTACAACTTCGG GTGCGCAAGGTGGTACTGTAAGCTCTACAGGAAGCACTCAGATGCAAGCTTGGGTACAAGGAGCAATTGCCAAGATCAGTAATACACCTGAAGGGGTTCCTAGTTCTGCACCAAACCCCATTAGTGGTCCTTTAACTTTTATGCCAATAAGTATCAACACTGGAACATTTCCAGGAACTCCAGCTGTTAGACTTATTGGAGACTGTCATTTTCTTCACCGGCTATGCCAACTTCTactgttttgttttttcttccGGCGAACACAAATACCGCGGTTTAGTGGGGCTGCTCAAAGAAATACTGATTCAATAATCCAAAAACCCCAACCTGGGGTGGTGCAAGGCAAATCAGAAGAAACACACACAGTTACTGCAAAACCAGCTACAGCTGTAGTCAGGTTGGATGAAACACAAGCCGCAAGAACTGCACAGGTGGGAAATGGGCCAAAGGGACCTGAAGAAGGTCCAACCAGTCGGTCAAGATTAGGTTCTGGCAATGCTGGTCAAGGATACACCTTTGAGGAG GTGAAGATTCTATTTCTTATACTTATGGATCTCTGTCGGAGGACATCAGGTTTGGTACATCCTCTACCAGTTTCCCAGGTGGGGAGCAGCAACATTCAAGTCCGACTTCATTATATTGATGGAAACTATACTGTTTTACCAGAGGTTGTGGAAGCATCACTTGGCCCTCATATGCAG AATATGCCCCGGCCTAGAGGTGCAGATGCTGCAGGTCTGCTTCTCCGGGAGTTGGAACTACATCCTCTAGCTGAAGAGTGGCACAAGAGGAATATGTTTGGTGGACCCTGGTCTGATCCGGATGACACGAGTCTCTCAGATGATAGTTCTAAATTTAGCACCTCAATGGATTTACTCGACTCTGCTTCATCTGAGAATGGTGATGCTTATAATGGAGTTTATGGCTTGTGGCCAAGGAAGCGTAGGATCTCTGAAAGAGATGCAGCCTTTGGACTGAACACATCAATTGGTTTAGGAGCTTATTATGGTATCATGGGATCCAGAAGAGACGTTGTAACAGCTGTTTGGAAAACTGGACTTGAAGGAGTGTGGTACAAG TGCATCAGATGCCTGCGGCAGTCATCTGCTTTTGCATCTCCAGGTGCGGGCAATACTAATCAGAATGAGAAGGAAACATGGTGGATCAGCCGCTGGGCATATGGATGTCCCATGTGTAGTGGAACATGGGTTCGAGTTGTGTAG
- the LOC140980772 gene encoding uncharacterized protein: protein MSGGATDGDSGLARKAHGRRLENFEISRGADLPQDPVISFGPEDLRGIVTPHNDALVVTATLANYDVARIFIDNGSSVNVLFKSTLDQMKVEGFEFEPVSPPLYGFAEHAILPLGQMFFPLSLGHEPRRITKMTTFTLVDTPSAYNGILGLPALKDFRAVASTYHQKLKFPVGKGVGVLCEDQKARRCYERIVKEE, encoded by the coding sequence ATGTcggggggtgctactgatggagactctggGCTAGCTCGGAAGGCACATGGGAGAAGGTTGGAAAACTTTGAGATATCTAGGGGTGCAGACTTACCACAAGACCCCGTCATCAGCTTTGGGCCGGAAGACCTCCGAGGCATTGTAACTCCACATAACGATGCTTTGGTGGTAACGGCCACCCTTGCCAATTATGATGTGGCGaggatatttattgataatggaagctccgTGAACGTCTTGTTCAAAAGCACGTTGGATCAAATGAAGGTGGaaggatttgagtttgagccgGTCTCCCCCCCGCTATATGGGTTTGCAGAACACGCCATCCTGCCTTTGGGTCAGATGTTCTTCCCTCTATCTTTGGGACACGAACCTCGGCGTATAACAAAGATGACAACATTTACCTTGGTGGACACTCCATCCGCTTACAATGGAATTCTGGGGCTACCAGCCCTAAAGGATTTCAGAGCAGTAGCGTCCACATATCATCAGAAGCTGAAGTTTCCTGTGGGGAAGGGGGTTGGAGTCTTGTGCGAGGACCAGAAGGCACGTCGGTGTTATGAAAGAATCGTGAAGGAAGAATAA